Genomic window (Kosakonia sp. BYX6):
TTATCTGTGGGATTGAACGGCCAAGTGCCGGGAAAATCCTGTTCAGCGGCCATGATATTACCCGCCTGAAAAACCGGGAAGTGCCGTTTTTGCGCCGGCAAATTGGCATGATTTTCCAGGATCACCATCTGTTGATGGACAGGACGGTGTTCGATAACGTGGCGATCCCGCTGATCATCGCGGGCGCAAGCGGTGACGACATCCGCCGTCGCGTGTCGGCGGCGCTGGATAAAGTCGGGCTGCTCGACAAAGCGAAAAGCTTCCCGATCCAACTTTCCGGCGGTGAACAACAGCGCGTTGGCATTGCCCGCGCGGTCGTGAATAAGCCAGCGGTTTTGTTGGCGGATGAACCGACCGGTAACCTGGATGACGCATTGTCTGAAGGGATTTTACGTCTGTTTGAGGAGTTTAACCGCGTTGGGGTGACGGTGCTGATGGCGACGCACGATCTGGGGCTGATTTCCCGTCGTTCGTACCGCATGCTGAGCCTGAGCGACGGCCATTTGCATGGAGGCCTGGCGGGTGAATAAGCGCGACGCACTAAACCACATTCGGCAATTCGGCAATCGATTTGACCGTTTTCGTAAACCGTCATCGTCCTCGGGCGATGGCAATCGCAGCGCGCCTCGCCGTAGCAAAGCGGTGACTCGCGCGCCTTCGCGTAAAACCAATGTCTTTAACGAACAAGTGCGTTATGCCTGGCATGGCGCATTACAGGATCTGAAAAGCAAACCGCTGGCGACGTTCCTGACGGTGATGGTTATCGCCATTTCCCTGACGCTGCCAAGCGTTTGCTACATGGTTTACAAAAACGTTAATCAGGCGGCATCGCAGTATTATCCGTCGCCGCAAATCACCGTCTATTTCGACAAAGCGCTGGATGACAACGCCGCTCAGCAGGTTGTTGGGCAGCTTCAGTCCGAACAGGGCGTGGAAAAGGTCAATTATCTTTCCCGCGAAGATGCGCTCGGCGAGTTTCGCAACTGGTCTGGTTTTGGCGGCGCGTTAGATATGCTGGAGGAAAACCCGCTGCCTGCCGTGGCGGTTGTGGTGCCAAAACTCGATTTCCAGAGCACGGATTCATTGAATACGCTGCGCGATCGCATCACCCGAATTCAAGGTATTGATGAAGTGCGCATGGACGACAGCTGGTTTGCGCGTCTGGCATCGTTGACCGGGCTGGTGGGGCGCGTCTCCGCAATGATTGGCGTATTGATGGTTGCCGCCGTGTTCCTGGTGATCGGCAACAGCGTGCGGCTGAGTATTTTTGCGCGTCGCGACAGCATTAATGTGCAGAAACTGATTGGCGCCACGGATGGATTTATCCTGCGCCCCTTCCTGTATGGCGGTGCACTGCTGGGTTTCTCTGGCGCGTTCCTGTCGTTGATTTTGTCCGAGATTCTGGTAATGCGCTTGTCATCCGCGGTAACGGAAGTGGCTAAGGTGTTCGGTACGCAGTTTGAGCTAAGCGGGTTGTCGTTCGACGAATGTCTGCTGCTGCTATTAGTATGCTCAATGATTGGTTGGATCGCGGCCTGGCTGGCGACCGTTCAACATTTACGTCACTTTACTCCGGATTAAAAAATCTTTGGTATACTCTTTCTCTGCACGTGAAGTATTCCCGTTGCAGGGAAAGCGTACTACCACTTCTGACGTTCCTTGCTTCGGTTTATCATCCTTATGTCACAATTTGTGCGTAATTTATTCACAACCCGACAGGGAACTTGTGGATAAAATCACTGTCTGATAAAACTGTGAATGCTATTCTCGTTGCTCAAAAGCGCTGGCATGTTTGTTGCCTGATGGGGACAGACCGCCGCCAGTCGAAAGTGAATTGAGAGGATTTGAATGACCAAAGAAATGCAAACTTTAGCTTTAGCCCCTGTTGGCAACCTGGAATCTTACGTCCGGGCCGCTAACGCATGGCCGATGTTGACGGCTGATGAAGAGCGGGCACTGGCTGAAAAGCTGCATTACCAGGGCGATCTGGAAGCAGCGAAAAAGCTGATTCTGTCTCACCTGCGCTTTGTTGTTCATATTGCTCGTAACTACTCGGGCTATGGTCTGCCGCAGGCGGATCTCATCCAGGAAGGAAATATCGGCCTGATGAAAGCCGTACGTCGCTTCAACCCTGAAGTCGGTGTGCGTCTGGTTTCCTTCGCCGTGCACTGGATCAAGGCTGAGATCCACGAGTATGTGTTGCGCAACTGGCGTATCGTAAAAGTCGCGACCACCAAAGCACAGCGTAAGCTGTTCTTTAACCTGCGCAAAGCCAAGCAGCGTTTAGGCTGGTTTAACCAGGATGAAGTGGAAATGGTTGCTCGCGAACTGGGCGTAACCAGCAAAGATGTGCGTGAAATGGAATCGCGTATGGCGGCTCAGGACATGACTTTCGATATGTCTTCTGACGACGATGCGCAGGACAGCCAGCCGATGGCACCGGTGCTCTACTTACAGGATAAATCGTCTAACTTTGCCGATGGCATTGAAGATGATAACTGGGAAGAGCAGGCGGCCAATAAGCTGACTGATGCGATGAAAGGGCTCGATGAACGTAGCCAACAAATCATCCGCGCCCGTTGGCTGGACGAAGATAACAAGTCCACGCTACAAGAACTGGCCGACCGTTACGGCGTTTCTGCCGAACGTGTGCGACAGCTCGAAAAGAACGCGATGAAAAAACTGCGCGCCGCTATTGAAGCGTAAGCGTTTGCAGTAACTAAGCCGGGTCAGCGCAAGCTCACCCGGCTTTTTGTTGCCTGATTTATCCTGCCGAAAATAATCTTTTAGCCTTCTGGCTTCTGTCACATCGCGAGAGTAAAGCTGTCCTGTCGGAGAGCTTCCGCTTGCGCGAGACTGAGTGAAACAGCGCATTGCCAAAGGCGCTATATACTTGGTATGCGGGCACACACAGACAGGGGACAATAAGGTGAAAAATAACGAATTACATCAGCGCCGTTTACAGGCGACGCCGCGCGGGATTGGGGTGATGTGTGGTTTTTACGCTGAGAAAGCGGAAAACGCCACGCTATGGGATGTGGAAGGCAACGAGGTCATCGATTTCGCCGCCGGGATTGCGGTACTCAACACCGGGCATCGGCATCCGAAAGTGATGGCGGCGGTAGAAAAACAACTCCAGGCATTCACACATACCGCGTACCAAATTGTTCCTTACGAAAGCTATGTTTCACTGGCCGAGCGCATTAACGAACGCGTTCCGGTCGAAGGTCCGGCGAAAACCGCTTTCTTCTCAACGGGTGCGGAAGCGGTGGAAAATGCCGTCAAAATCGCCCGCGCCTACACCAAACGTCCCGGCATTATCACCTTCGGCGGCGGTTTCCACGGCCGTACATTTATGACCATGGCACTGACAGGCAAAGTTGCGCCATACAAAATCGGCTTCGGCCCGTTTCCCGGTTCGATTTACCACGCGCAATACCCGAATGCACTGCACGGTGTCAGCACTGACGACGCGATGAAAAGCCTGGAGCGGATCTTTAAAGCGGATATCGCGGTGGATCAAGTCGCGGCCATTTTGCTGGAGCCGGTACAGGGCGAAGGCGGTTTCAACGTGGCGCCGGCAGATTTTATGCAAGCGCTGCGTAAGCTGTGCGATGACCACGGCATTCTGTTGATCATTGATGAAGTGCAGAGCGGTTTTGCCCGTACCGGCAAACTGTTTGCCAGCGAGTATTACGATGTGAAGCCGGATCTGATCACCATGGCAAAAAGCCTTGCGGGTGGTTTGCCGCTGTCGGCTGTTGCCGGGCGTGCGGACGTGATGGATGCGCCTGCGCCGGGCGGGCTTGGCGGCACCTATGCGGGTAACCCGCTGGCGGTCGCGGCGGCGCATGCAGTGCTTGATGTTATCGAAGAAGAAAACCTGTGCGAACGCGCCAACCAATTGGGCAAACACTTGGTTGAGGTGTTGACCCATGCCAAAGCGCAATGTCCATATATCGCGGAAATCCGCGCGCAGGGTTCGATGGTGGCGGTGGAGTTTAACGATCCGCAAACTGGCGCGCCATCACCGGAATTTACCAGGCAAGTTCAGGACAAAGCGCTGGCAGCCGGGCTGTTGTTACTCAGTTGCGGCGTTTACGGCAACGTCATCCGTTTCCTCTATCCTTTGACCATTCCGGAAGTTCAATTCCGAAAAGCGCTGGATATTATCCACCAGTCGCTGACCCGCTAATTATTCAGCCGCCTTATGGGCGGCTTTCTGACTTTGTGTCATCTCTCTGTCGCACAACCTTCAAAATTGCTATTCCATATTCCAAAAAATGGGGTATGTTTTAGCAGACTATGCTGCTCAGGCACGGGCAATATGGCTAATAACGACTATCATATTCTTTGCTTATGATGATAAGCGAAACAATGTGCCACACAACAACATCACAACAAATGCAAAAACCATAACAATGGGGAATATCAGGATGAAAATGAAGGGCAAAGCGTTACTGGCAGGATGTATTGCGTTAGCAATGAGCAACGTGGCATTCGCCAAAGATATTAAAGTTGCCGTTGTTGGTGCTATGTCCGGTCCGGTTGCGCAGTATGGTGACCAGGAATTTACTGGTGCTGCGCAGGCTATCGCAGACATCAATGCGAAGGGCGGCATCAAAGGCGACAAACTGGTTGCGGTGAAATATGACGATGCCTGTGACCCGAAACAAGCGGTTGCAGTAGCAAACAAAGTGGTCAACGACGGCATCAAATATGTTATCGGTCACCTGTGCTCCTCTTCTACTCAGCCTGCGTCTGATATCTACGAAGACGAAGGTATTCTGATGATCACGCCTGCTGCGACAGCGCCTGAGCTGACCGCGCGTGGTTACAAACTGACGCTGCGCACGACCGGCCTGGATTCCGACCAGGGCCCGACCGCCGCGAAATACATTCTGGACAGCGTGAAACCGCAGCGCATCGCGGTTATTCACGACAAACAGCAGTATGGTGAAGGTCTGGCGCGTGCCGTGCAGGATGGCCTGAAAAAAGGCGGCGCGAATGTGGTGTTCTTTGACGGTATCACCGCAGGCGAGAAAGATTTCTCTACGCTGGTGGCGCGTCTGAAGAAAGAGAATATCGATTTTGTTTATTACGGTGGCTACCACCCGGAAATGGGCCAGATCCTGCGCCAGTCTCGCGCTGCGGGCCTGAAAACCAAATTCATGGGGCCAGAAGGTGTGGCGAACGTTTCGCTGTCCAACATCGCGGGTGAATCAGCGGAAGGCATGCTGGTCACCAAGCCGAAGAACTACGATCAGGTTCCGGCGAACAAACCGATTGTGGACGCGATCAAAGGCAAGAAACAGGATCCGAGCGGCGCATTCGTGTGGACCACCTACGCCGCGCTGCAATCGCTGGCCGCTGGTCTGAACCAGTCTGATGATCCGACAGAAATCGCGACTTACCTGAAAGGCCACACCGTGGATACCGTTATGGGGCCGTTGTCCTGGGATGAGAAGGGCGACCTGAAAGGGTTTGAGTTTGGTGTGTTTACGTGGCATGCGAACGGCACTGCAACTGATGCCAAGTAACTGATGTTATGCCGGATGGCGCTAACGCTTATCCGGCCTACATTCGTGGTTAGGGATTTGAATAACCGGCCTACGTTCAGCGTCGTAGGCCGGATAAGGCGAAGCCGTCACCCGGCATTTTTTTAGCGTTTTTCCCAGCCGTTTTTCTGCGCCGTAAAACCCAATACTTGAGTAAAAGCGGCCATCACACTTCTGTCTTCCACGCCGACATCGGTTATCCACCAACTGGTGATGGCCGGGTTATCACGCATTACTTCTTCCACTAAATATTTCCCCACACCGCGACGACGGGTGACATCGCGTACACGCAGTGAATCCAGCGCGCCTTCAGTGCCGCGTAACGTTACGCGAACGGCCGCCAGCAAGCGATCGTTAAAGCGTGCCGCGTAAATCCGGTGCGTGTCGTCTACCTCAAGAGACGCGGGGGAGTACTCCGGCCAGACTTTTGCCAAATCAATCTGATCCTGCTCGGTGAAGTTCACCAGTCGGATAATCGTCAATTTCATGTACAGCTTGTCCAAAACGCGAAACATAGTGTGAGTGTAATCAATTTCGCATAGCAGGGACGGAGAGATTTTTATTTTTGATTCAACAGGCGAATAGTTTTATCGCAGCCGCTCGGCTAGCGTGAAACGTTGGAGATCGAAAAACAGGCAGCATTTTAACCTAATTGGTAGCGTTTTATTCCGCTTTAAGTCCCGTTATTTTATGCTGATATCGGGACTTTTTTTGTTTATCTCGGATTAAATACAGAATATTATCTCTGCTTAATCGCCTGAAAAATAGAGGATTTAATGTGGTTTTTGCCAAAAGACTACGCTAAACCATTAAAGGCACAGGGAAAAACAGCGTTGTGCATTAAAAGTACAGAATGCTTTTTAACCATAAAAAAACAAAATATTCACACAACATCACGAATGGGGATCAAATCGAATGAAAAGGAACGCGAAGACATTTATCGCGGGAATGGTTGCACTTGCGATGTCTCACGCGGCCATGGCAAAGGATATTAAGGTTGCGGTTGTGGGTGCGATGTCCGGTCCGGTTGCTCAATGGGGCGATATGGAATTCAACGGTGCGCGCCAGGCTATCGCAGATATCAACGCCAAAGGCGGAGTCAAAGGCGACAAACTGGTCGCCGTAGAATATGACGACGCCTGTGACCCGAAACAAGCCGTTGCCGTCGCCAACAAAATCGTTAACGACGGCGTGCAATATGTCATTGGTCATCTCTGCTCATCATCCACACAGCCCGCTTCCGATATCTACGAAGACGAAGGCATTCTGATGATCACGCCCGGCGCGACCAACCCGGAACTGACCCAGCGCGGTTATCAACACATTATGCGCACCGCAGGGCTGGACTCCTCCCAAGGGCCGACCGCCGCGAAATACATTCTCAACACGGTGAAACCGCAGCGCATCGCGATCATTCATGATAAGCAGCAGTATGGCGAAGGCCTGGCGCGTTCCGTACAGGAAGGGCTGAAAGCTGGCAACGCGAATGTGGTGTTCTTCGACGGCATCACCGCGGGTGAGAAAGATTTTTCTGCACTCGTTGCGCGCTTGAAAAAAGAAAATATCGATTTTGTCTACTACGGTGGTTATTACCCGGAGATGGGACAAATGCTGCGCCAGGCGCGCGCCAGTGGTCTGAAAACCCAATTTATGGGGCCGGAAGGCGTCGGTAACGCTTCGCTGTCGAATATCGCGGGCGATGCCGCCGAAGGTATGCTGGTTACCATGCCGAAGCGCTATGACCAGGATCCGGCGAATCAGAGTATTGTTAATACGCTGAAAGCACAGAAGAAAGATCCGAGCGGCCCGTATGTGTGGATCACTTACGCCGCTGTGCAGTCGTTGGCGACCGCGCTGGAACGCACCGGCAGCAGTGAGCCGCTGGCGCTTATCAAAGATTTAAAAGCCAACGGGGCTAAAACCGTTATAGGGCCGCTGAACTGGGATGAAAAAGGCGATCTGAAGGGATTTGAATTTGGTGTCTTCCAATGGCACGCCGATGGTTCGTCTTCCGTGGCGAAATAACTGTCATCCCTCTCTCCGGGCGCAACGTTCGGAGAGATTCAAGAAGGTTATGTTATGTCCGAGCAGTTTCTCTATTTCTTGCAACAGATGTTTAACGGCGTAACGCTGGGAAGCACCTACGCATTGATCGCCATCGGTTACACCATGGTTTACGGCATTATCGGCATGATTAACTTCGCCCACGGCGAGGTCTACATGATCGGTAGTTATGTCTCCTTTATGATTATCGCCGCGCTCATGATGATGGGCATTGACACCAGTTGGCTGCTAGTGGCTGCGGGCTTCGTCGGCGCCATCGTCATTGCCAGCGCCTACGGTTGGAGCATTGAACGAGTGGCCTATCGCCCGGTGCGCAGCTCCAAGCGCCTGATTGCGCTGATCTCCGCCATCGGTATGTCCATCTTCTTGCAAAACTACGTCAGCCTGACCGAAGGTTCGCGCGATGTGGCGTTGCCGAGCCTGTTTAACGGCCAGTGGACGGTGGGCAGCAGCGAAAACTTCGCCGCCACAATCACTACCATGCAGTTGGTTATCTGGATCGTCACCTTTGTCGCCATGCTGGCGCTGACGGTGTTTATCCGTTATTCCCGCATGGGCCGCGCGTGCCGTGCGTGTGCGGAAGATTTGAAAATGGCCAGCCTGTTAGGCATCAACACTGACCGCGTTATTGCGTTGACCTTCGTGATCGGCGCGGCAATGGCGGCGGTTGCGGGCGTGCTGCTCGGCCAGTTCTACGGTGTTATCAACCCGTATATCGGTTTTATGGCGGGCATGAAGGCCTTCACCGCAGCCGTTCTAGGCGGGATCGGCAGCATTCCTGGCGCGATGATCGGCGGCCTGATTTTAGGCGTGGCGGAAGCCCTCTCTTCGGCGTACTTGAGCACCGAATATAAAGATGTGGTCTCGTTCGCGCTGTTGATCGTGGTGCTGCTGGTGATGCCGACCGGCATTCTGGGTCGCCCGGAGGTTGAAAAAGTATGAAACCGATGCATTTTGCGATGGCGCTGCTTTCCGCCGTCATGTTCTTCATCCTGGCGGGCGTTTTTATGGGCGTCCAACTGGAGCTGGATGGCACCAAACTGGTGGTTGATACTGCGGCGGATATCCGCTGGCAGTGGATCTTTATCGGCACCGCAGTGGTTTTCTTTTTCCAGTTACTGCGTCCCGTTTTCCAGAAAAGCCTCAAGGGTGTTTCCGGGCCGAAATTTGTCTTGCCTGCGATTGATGGCTCGACGGTAAAACAGAAACTGTTCCTGCTGGCGCTGTTGGTGATCGCCGTGGCGTGGCCGTTTATGGTGTCGCGCGGCACGGTGGATATCGCCACCATGACGATGATTTATATCATCCTCGGCCTGGGCCTGAACGTGGTTGTGGGTCTTTCTGGCCTGCTGGTGCTGGGTTACGGCGGTTTTTACGCTATCGGCGCGTACACCTTTGCGCTGCTGAACCACTATTACGGCCTCGGCTTCTGGACCTGCCTGCCGCTCGCCGGGCTGGTGTCTGCCGCCGCCGGTTTCCTGCTTGGCTTCCCGGTGCTGCGTTTGCGTGGCGACTATCTGGCGATTGTGACGCTGGGTTTCGGCGAAATCGTGCGTATTTTGCTGCTCAATAACACCGAAGTGACCGGTGGTCCGAACGGCATCAGTCAGATCCCTAAACCAACGCTGTTTGGCCTGGAGTTCAGCCGTTCCGCGCGTGAAGGCGGCTGGGATACGTTCAGTAACTTCTTTAACGTGAAATACGATCCGAGCGACCGCGTGGTGTTCCTTTACCTCGTGGCGCTGCTGTTGGTGGTGCTGACGCTGTTCGTGATTAACCGCCTGCTGCGTATGCCTTTGGGCCGCGCGTGGGAAGCGCTGCGCGAAGATGAAATCGCCTGCCGCTCGCTGGGCCTCAACCCGACGCGCATCAAGCTGACGGCATTTACCATCAGCGCCGCGTTCGCCGGTTTTGCCGGAACGCTGTTTGCCGCTCGCCAGGGCTTTGTCAGCCCGGAATCTTTCACCTTCGCCGAATCCGCGTTTGTTCTGGCGATTGTGGTGCTGGGCGGTATGGGCTCGCAGTTTGCGGTGATCCTCGCGGCGATTTTGCTGGTGGTTTCTCGTGAATTGATGCGTGACTTCAATGAATACAGCATGTTGATGCTGGGTGGTTTGATGGTACTGATGATGATCTGGCGTCCGCAAGGCTTGCTGCCGATGACCCGTCCGCAGTTGAAATTGAAAAACGGGCAAGCGAAAGGAGAGCAGGCATGAGTCAGCCATTGTTATCCGTAAACGGCCTGATGATGCGTTTTGGCGGCCTGCTGGCCGTGAACAACGTCGCGCTGGAACTGCGTTCGCAGGAGATTGTCTCGCTGATTGGCCCGAACGGCGCAGGTAAAACCACGGTGTT
Coding sequences:
- the rpoH gene encoding RNA polymerase sigma factor RpoH, with the translated sequence MTKEMQTLALAPVGNLESYVRAANAWPMLTADEERALAEKLHYQGDLEAAKKLILSHLRFVVHIARNYSGYGLPQADLIQEGNIGLMKAVRRFNPEVGVRLVSFAVHWIKAEIHEYVLRNWRIVKVATTKAQRKLFFNLRKAKQRLGWFNQDEVEMVARELGVTSKDVREMESRMAAQDMTFDMSSDDDAQDSQPMAPVLYLQDKSSNFADGIEDDNWEEQAANKLTDAMKGLDERSQQIIRARWLDEDNKSTLQELADRYGVSAERVRQLEKNAMKKLRAAIEA
- a CDS encoding 4-aminobutyrate--2-oxoglutarate transaminase — translated: MKNNELHQRRLQATPRGIGVMCGFYAEKAENATLWDVEGNEVIDFAAGIAVLNTGHRHPKVMAAVEKQLQAFTHTAYQIVPYESYVSLAERINERVPVEGPAKTAFFSTGAEAVENAVKIARAYTKRPGIITFGGGFHGRTFMTMALTGKVAPYKIGFGPFPGSIYHAQYPNALHGVSTDDAMKSLERIFKADIAVDQVAAILLEPVQGEGGFNVAPADFMQALRKLCDDHGILLIIDEVQSGFARTGKLFASEYYDVKPDLITMAKSLAGGLPLSAVAGRADVMDAPAPGGLGGTYAGNPLAVAAAHAVLDVIEEENLCERANQLGKHLVEVLTHAKAQCPYIAEIRAQGSMVAVEFNDPQTGAPSPEFTRQVQDKALAAGLLLLSCGVYGNVIRFLYPLTIPEVQFRKALDIIHQSLTR
- the livK gene encoding high-affinity branched-chain amino acid ABC transporter substrate-binding protein LivK gives rise to the protein MKRNAKTFIAGMVALAMSHAAMAKDIKVAVVGAMSGPVAQWGDMEFNGARQAIADINAKGGVKGDKLVAVEYDDACDPKQAVAVANKIVNDGVQYVIGHLCSSSTQPASDIYEDEGILMITPGATNPELTQRGYQHIMRTAGLDSSQGPTAAKYILNTVKPQRIAIIHDKQQYGEGLARSVQEGLKAGNANVVFFDGITAGEKDFSALVARLKKENIDFVYYGGYYPEMGQMLRQARASGLKTQFMGPEGVGNASLSNIAGDAAEGMLVTMPKRYDQDPANQSIVNTLKAQKKDPSGPYVWITYAAVQSLATALERTGSSEPLALIKDLKANGAKTVIGPLNWDEKGDLKGFEFGVFQWHADGSSSVAK
- a CDS encoding branched-chain amino acid ABC transporter substrate-binding protein, which encodes MKMKGKALLAGCIALAMSNVAFAKDIKVAVVGAMSGPVAQYGDQEFTGAAQAIADINAKGGIKGDKLVAVKYDDACDPKQAVAVANKVVNDGIKYVIGHLCSSSTQPASDIYEDEGILMITPAATAPELTARGYKLTLRTTGLDSDQGPTAAKYILDSVKPQRIAVIHDKQQYGEGLARAVQDGLKKGGANVVFFDGITAGEKDFSTLVARLKKENIDFVYYGGYHPEMGQILRQSRAAGLKTKFMGPEGVANVSLSNIAGESAEGMLVTKPKNYDQVPANKPIVDAIKGKKQDPSGAFVWTTYAALQSLAAGLNQSDDPTEIATYLKGHTVDTVMGPLSWDEKGDLKGFEFGVFTWHANGTATDAK
- the livH gene encoding high-affinity branched-chain amino acid ABC transporter permease LivH: MSEQFLYFLQQMFNGVTLGSTYALIAIGYTMVYGIIGMINFAHGEVYMIGSYVSFMIIAALMMMGIDTSWLLVAAGFVGAIVIASAYGWSIERVAYRPVRSSKRLIALISAIGMSIFLQNYVSLTEGSRDVALPSLFNGQWTVGSSENFAATITTMQLVIWIVTFVAMLALTVFIRYSRMGRACRACAEDLKMASLLGINTDRVIALTFVIGAAMAAVAGVLLGQFYGVINPYIGFMAGMKAFTAAVLGGIGSIPGAMIGGLILGVAEALSSAYLSTEYKDVVSFALLIVVLLVMPTGILGRPEVEKV
- the panM gene encoding aspartate 1-decarboxylase autocleavage activator PanM → MKLTIIRLVNFTEQDQIDLAKVWPEYSPASLEVDDTHRIYAARFNDRLLAAVRVTLRGTEGALDSLRVRDVTRRRGVGKYLVEEVMRDNPAITSWWITDVGVEDRSVMAAFTQVLGFTAQKNGWEKR
- the ftsX gene encoding permease-like cell division protein FtsX — translated: MNKRDALNHIRQFGNRFDRFRKPSSSSGDGNRSAPRRSKAVTRAPSRKTNVFNEQVRYAWHGALQDLKSKPLATFLTVMVIAISLTLPSVCYMVYKNVNQAASQYYPSPQITVYFDKALDDNAAQQVVGQLQSEQGVEKVNYLSREDALGEFRNWSGFGGALDMLEENPLPAVAVVVPKLDFQSTDSLNTLRDRITRIQGIDEVRMDDSWFARLASLTGLVGRVSAMIGVLMVAAVFLVIGNSVRLSIFARRDSINVQKLIGATDGFILRPFLYGGALLGFSGAFLSLILSEILVMRLSSAVTEVAKVFGTQFELSGLSFDECLLLLLVCSMIGWIAAWLATVQHLRHFTPD
- the livM gene encoding branched chain amino acid ABC transporter permease LivM: MKPMHFAMALLSAVMFFILAGVFMGVQLELDGTKLVVDTAADIRWQWIFIGTAVVFFFQLLRPVFQKSLKGVSGPKFVLPAIDGSTVKQKLFLLALLVIAVAWPFMVSRGTVDIATMTMIYIILGLGLNVVVGLSGLLVLGYGGFYAIGAYTFALLNHYYGLGFWTCLPLAGLVSAAAGFLLGFPVLRLRGDYLAIVTLGFGEIVRILLLNNTEVTGGPNGISQIPKPTLFGLEFSRSAREGGWDTFSNFFNVKYDPSDRVVFLYLVALLLVVLTLFVINRLLRMPLGRAWEALREDEIACRSLGLNPTRIKLTAFTISAAFAGFAGTLFAARQGFVSPESFTFAESAFVLAIVVLGGMGSQFAVILAAILLVVSRELMRDFNEYSMLMLGGLMVLMMIWRPQGLLPMTRPQLKLKNGQAKGEQA
- the ftsE gene encoding cell division ATP-binding protein FtsE, whose protein sequence is MIRFEHVSKAYLGGRQALQGVTFHLQQGEMAFLTGHSGAGKSTLLKLICGIERPSAGKILFSGHDITRLKNREVPFLRRQIGMIFQDHHLLMDRTVFDNVAIPLIIAGASGDDIRRRVSAALDKVGLLDKAKSFPIQLSGGEQQRVGIARAVVNKPAVLLADEPTGNLDDALSEGILRLFEEFNRVGVTVLMATHDLGLISRRSYRMLSLSDGHLHGGLAGE